A portion of the Blastochloris tepida genome contains these proteins:
- the grxD gene encoding Grx4 family monothiol glutaredoxin translates to MSIHDTIDAEVKGNDVVLFMKGSPDMPMCGFSGQVVQVLDYLGVPYKGINVLESDEVRQGIKDYSNWPTIPQLYIKGEFIGGCDIVREMFQAGELQALLKDKGVAMREPA, encoded by the coding sequence ATGAGCATCCACGACACCATCGACGCCGAGGTGAAGGGCAATGACGTTGTCCTGTTCATGAAGGGCTCGCCCGACATGCCGATGTGCGGCTTCTCCGGGCAGGTGGTCCAGGTTCTCGACTATCTCGGCGTGCCCTACAAGGGCATCAACGTGCTGGAATCCGACGAGGTCCGCCAGGGCATCAAGGACTATTCCAACTGGCCGACCATCCCGCAGCTCTACATCAAGGGCGAGTTCATCGGCGGCTGCGATATCGTCCGCGAGATGTTCCAGGCCGGCGAGCTGCAGGCGCTGCTGAAGGACAAGGGCGTCGCCATGCGCGAGCCAGCCTGA
- a CDS encoding BolA family protein yields MAMKADEIERLIKASLPDAVVMIKDLAGDGDHYSALVISEAFRGKSRVQQHQLVYAALKGSLGGELHALALHTATPDTAPVH; encoded by the coding sequence ATGGCGATGAAGGCTGACGAAATCGAACGGCTGATCAAGGCGTCGCTGCCCGACGCGGTGGTGATGATCAAGGATCTGGCCGGTGACGGCGACCATTATTCGGCGCTGGTGATTTCGGAGGCGTTCCGCGGCAAATCCCGGGTTCAGCAGCACCAGCTCGTCTATGCCGCGCTCAAGGGCAGCCTGGGCGGCGAGCTGCACGCGCTGGCGCTGCACACCGCGACGCCGGACACCGCGCCGGTGCACTGA
- the purL gene encoding phosphoribosylformylglycinamidine synthase subunit PurL: MTHATTPPEPAITPALIAEHGLKPDEYQRILDLIGREPTFTELGIFSAMWNEHCSYKSSRIHLRTLPTEAPWVIQGPGENAGVIDIGDGDAVVFKMESHNHPSYIEPYQGATTGVGGILRDVFTMGARPIAALNFLRYGHPDHPKTRPVLAGSVAGIGGYGNSFGVPTIAGGVGFHTRYDGNCLINAMAVGLAKTDGIFYAAAAGVGLPIVYLGSKTGRDGMGGATMASAEFGEGSEEKRPTVQVGDPFAEKLLLEACLEIMAKDCVVAIQDMGAAGLTCSAVEMGAKGNLGVELDLDKVPCRETGMTAYEMMLSESQERMLMVLKPEKEEEAEAIFRKWGLDFAVVGHTTDTLRFVVKRHGKVMADLPIKELGDEAPVYDRPWIKPAPWPVLEASAIPAPMSNADALLKLLATPDLCSKRWVWEQYDYMILGNTVQRPGGDAGVVRIAPDQTKALAMTTDVTPRYCEADPFEGGKQAVAEAWRNLTATGAKPLAVTDNLNFGNPERPEIMGQFVFCLKGIAEACRALDFPIVSGNVSLYNETNGRGILPTPTIGGVGVIDDYARTATIAFSAEGEAIFLVGETAGWLGQSAYLRDIVGREAGAPPPVDLAAERRNGDFVRALITEGMASAVHDLSDGGLAIALAEMAMASGIGAAIDTLPDGPAHAALFGEDQARYLVTVTAADAAAFASRAAAAGVPALRLGTTGGDRLTLPGERPILIGDLKTAHESWLPAYMAGPA, encoded by the coding sequence ATGACACACGCCACCACGCCGCCCGAGCCCGCCATCACCCCCGCACTCATCGCCGAGCACGGGCTGAAGCCCGACGAATATCAGCGCATTCTCGACCTGATCGGCCGCGAGCCGACCTTCACCGAGCTCGGCATCTTCTCGGCGATGTGGAACGAGCACTGCTCGTATAAGTCCTCGCGCATCCATCTGCGCACTCTGCCCACCGAGGCGCCCTGGGTGATCCAGGGCCCGGGCGAGAACGCCGGCGTCATCGACATCGGCGATGGCGACGCGGTGGTGTTCAAGATGGAGAGCCACAACCACCCCTCCTATATCGAGCCCTATCAGGGCGCGACCACCGGGGTCGGCGGCATCCTGCGCGACGTGTTCACCATGGGCGCGCGGCCGATCGCGGCGCTCAACTTCCTGCGCTACGGCCACCCCGACCACCCCAAGACCCGGCCCGTGCTCGCCGGCTCGGTCGCCGGCATCGGCGGCTATGGCAATTCGTTCGGCGTGCCGACCATTGCCGGCGGCGTCGGCTTCCACACCCGCTATGACGGCAACTGCCTGATCAACGCCATGGCGGTGGGACTCGCCAAGACCGACGGCATCTTCTACGCCGCCGCGGCCGGCGTCGGCCTGCCCATCGTCTATCTCGGCTCCAAGACCGGGCGCGACGGCATGGGCGGCGCCACCATGGCCTCCGCCGAGTTCGGCGAGGGCTCGGAGGAGAAGCGCCCGACCGTGCAGGTCGGCGACCCGTTTGCCGAGAAGCTGCTGCTCGAAGCCTGCCTGGAGATCATGGCCAAGGATTGCGTCGTCGCCATCCAGGACATGGGCGCGGCCGGCCTCACCTGCTCGGCGGTCGAGATGGGCGCCAAGGGCAATCTCGGCGTCGAGCTCGACCTCGACAAGGTGCCCTGCCGCGAGACCGGCATGACCGCCTACGAGATGATGCTCTCCGAAAGCCAGGAGCGCATGCTCATGGTGCTCAAGCCCGAGAAGGAAGAAGAGGCCGAGGCGATCTTCCGCAAATGGGGGCTCGATTTCGCCGTGGTCGGCCACACCACCGACACGCTGCGCTTCGTGGTCAAGCGTCACGGCAAGGTGATGGCCGATCTGCCGATCAAGGAACTCGGCGACGAAGCGCCGGTCTATGACCGGCCGTGGATCAAGCCGGCGCCGTGGCCGGTGCTGGAGGCCTCGGCCATCCCGGCACCAATGTCGAATGCCGACGCGCTGCTCAAGCTGCTGGCCACCCCCGATCTGTGCTCCAAGCGCTGGGTGTGGGAGCAGTACGACTACATGATCCTCGGCAACACCGTGCAGCGCCCCGGCGGCGATGCCGGCGTGGTGCGCATCGCGCCCGACCAGACGAAAGCGTTGGCGATGACCACCGATGTCACCCCGCGCTATTGCGAGGCCGACCCGTTCGAGGGCGGCAAGCAGGCGGTGGCGGAAGCGTGGCGCAACCTCACCGCAACCGGGGCCAAGCCGCTGGCGGTCACCGACAACCTCAATTTCGGCAATCCCGAGCGGCCCGAGATCATGGGCCAGTTCGTGTTCTGCCTGAAGGGCATCGCCGAGGCCTGCCGCGCGCTCGATTTCCCGATCGTGTCGGGCAATGTCAGCCTCTACAACGAGACCAACGGCCGCGGCATCCTGCCCACGCCAACCATCGGCGGCGTCGGCGTGATCGACGATTACGCCAGGACCGCCACCATCGCCTTCAGCGCCGAAGGCGAAGCGATCTTCCTGGTCGGCGAGACCGCGGGCTGGCTCGGCCAGTCGGCCTACCTGCGCGACATCGTCGGCCGCGAGGCCGGGGCGCCGCCGCCGGTCGACCTCGCCGCCGAACGCCGCAACGGCGATTTCGTGCGGGCGCTGATCACCGAGGGCATGGCGAGCGCGGTGCACGACCTGTCGGACGGCGGCTTGGCCATCGCGCTGGCCGAGATGGCGATGGCCTCGGGCATCGGCGCCGCCATCGACACCCTGCCGGACGGCCCTGCCCATGCCGCGCTGTTCGGCGAGGATCAGGCCCGTTACCTCGTCACGGTTACCGCTGCCGACGCTGCGGCGTTCGCCAGCCGGGCAGCGGCGGCCGGCGTGCCGGCGCTGCGACTCGGCACCACGGGCGGCGATCGATTGACCCTGCCGGGCGAGCGCCCAATATTGATTGGCGATCTGAAGACGGCTCACGAATCCTGGCTGCCGGCCTACATGGCGGGGCCGGCGTGA